The Parambassis ranga chromosome 19, fParRan2.1, whole genome shotgun sequence genome contains a region encoding:
- the LOC114452039 gene encoding dnaJ homolog subfamily C member 7-like, with amino-acid sequence MAAVDIDVPVETEPKIGNQEDLERLAEGFKEQGNGFYSKKDYSAAFNYYTKAIDACPRNASYYGNRAATLMMLSRFREALEDSQQAVRLDDCFMKGHLREGKCHLSLGNAMAATRCFKKVLELEPGNREADQENKNAATLLEYERMADFGFEKRDFRKVVYCMDRALALASACHRFKILKAECLALLGRYPEAQSVASDILRMDSTNADALYVRGLCLYYEDCIDKAVQFFIQALRMAPDHEKARLACRNAKALKAKKEEGNQVFKNNSYEAAYQLYTEALMIDPNNIKTNAKLYCNRATAGAKLKKFNQAVEDCSSAIKLDDSYIKAYLRRAQCYMDTEQYEEAVRDYEKVYQTEKTSDHKHLLKNAQKELKKSKRKDYYKVLGVAKNATEDEIKKAYRKRALMHHPDRHSAATPEVQKEEEKKFKEVGEAFTVLSDPKKKIRYDNGNDLQDDGCFDGGDFDANNIFRAFFGGHGGGFSFDSSPDSGPGNYFFQFG; translated from the exons ATGGCAGCTGTTGACATCGACGTGCCGGTGGAAACAGAGCCCAAAATCGGCAACCAGGAGGACCTGGAACG gctGGCTGAAGGCTTCAAAGAACAAGGAAATGGGTTTTACAGCAAAAAAGATTACTCCGCGGCTTTTAACTATTACACTAAAGCCATTG ATGCATGCCCTAGAAATGCCAGTTATTATGGCAACAGGGCAGCCACCCTCATGATGCTCAGTCGCTTCCGAGAAGCCCTAGAAGACTCCCAGCAGGCTGTGCGTCTGGATGACTGCTTCATGAAG gggcatctacgtGAAGGCAAGTGCCATCTGTCTTTAGGAAATGCGATGGCAGCCACTCGCTGCTTTAAGAAGGTTCTAGAGCTGGAACCAGGCAATAGAGAGGCCGACCAGGAG AATAAGAATGCAGCAACGCTGCTTGAGTATGAGCGAATGGCAGATTTTGGCTTTGAAAAGCGGGATTTTAGAAAG GTGGTGTATTGCATGGACCGGGCTTTGGCTCTGGCTTCTGCTTGTCACCGCTTCAAAATCCTTAAAGCGGAGTGTCTTGCTCTGCTAGGCCGCTATCCAGAAGCCCAGTCTGTGGCAAG tgatATCCTGCGAATGGATTCCACAAATGCAGATGCACTGTACGTTCGAGGCTTATGTCTTTACTATGAGGACTGCATTGATAAAGCAGTACAGTTCTTTATCCAGGCTCTGCGCATGGCGCCTGACCATGAAAAGGCCCGGCTAGCCTGCAGG AATGCCAAGGCTTTGAAAGCAAAGAAGGAAGAGGGCAACCAGGTATTTAAGAACAACAGTTATGAAGCTGCCTACCAGCTCTACACTGAGGCACTCATGATAGACCCCAACAACATAAAGACCAACGCCAAGCTCTACTGCAACAGAGCCACAGCAGGAGCAAAG CTGAAGAAATTTAACCAAGCTGTTGAGGACTGTTCCAGTGCAATCAAACTAGATGACTCTTACATCAAGGCCTACTTAAGGAGAGCTCAGTG TTACATGGACACAGAGCAGTACGAGGAAGCTGTGCGGGACTACGAAAAAGTTTAccagacagaaaaaacatcag ATCACAAGCATCTGCTGAAGAATGCACagaaggagctgaagaagagcaAACGAAAAGATTACTACAAGGTGTTGGGAGTTGCCAAAAATGCCACAGAGGATGAGATCAAAAAAGCCTATCGCAAACGGGCCCTTATGCATCACCCAG ACCGCCACAGTGCAGCTACTCCAGAGGTgcaaaaggaggaagagaagaaattCAAGGAGGTGGGTGAGGCTTTCACCGTCCTCTCCGACCCAAAGAAGAAGATCCGTTATGACAATGGCAACGACCTGCAGGATGATGGCTGCTTTGATGGTGGAG ATTTTGATGCAAACAACATCTTCAGGGCTTTCTTTGGTGGCCACGGTGGAGGATTTAGTTTTGATTCCAGTCcag ACTCTGGCCCTGGAAACTACTTTTTCCAATTTGGCTAA
- the LOC114452133 gene encoding zinc finger protein 385B-like → MDNRGAVTPSHTDMKRPKNNDWLDTSPPPKSQEGQEEEGEEEDEEERRIEAGGLKAKRERRQGSGTATLCHVCNIQLNSSAQAQIHYRGKTHQRRLRRLAKAAGRHSQVHPLLGSLPMPGQALQTHAQLEHFLPLRVNGSSPLSLFPNFNTMDPVQKAVINHTFGVAPPKKKPIISCNICHLRFNSTTQAEAHYKGHKHARKLKALETQRNRQKNGHSQPTAGKGRDRERGTKGGATAATDSQWHDKTGPSTSSQPAQQQQPNNSQANSVAATPSSQPSSVESTLLHSPHPQLSDLPSNGPPEEGCSLATSSPPRSDPQGSSTGGEEEEDVKVDEVKESKNNMKHLHCPACKVTVNSSSQLDAHCSGSKHKQMLDGQHSNQSQRRAKMTSSPRPTCRIKQRMGSKNRAVVGVTKQPFHCELCQVSVNSETQLKQHMNSRRHKERLAGKPVKAKFTPYNKLQPNAVLATKLALQKQLAKALPAGFLTSPLNPAALCTMASGPLALRLPPGPTAIIQGPLISPSLFRPAPGPLRATHAPIIFSPY, encoded by the exons ATATGAAGCGTCCAAAGAACAATGATTGGCTGGACACCAGCCCTCCACCCAAGAGTCaggagggacaggaggaggaaggagaggaggaggatgaagaagagaggagaataGAGGCAGGAGGACTTAAGGCCAAGCGGGAGCGCCGCCAGGGTAGCGGCACTGCTACGCTGTGCCATGTGTGCAACATACAGCTGAACTCTAGTGCCCAAGCACAGATCCATTACAGGGGGAAGACTCATCAGAGGAGGCTACGCCGACTGGCGAAGGCTGCAGGTAGGCATTCACAG GTCCACCCACTGCTGGGCTCCCTGCCAATGCCAGGTCAAGCCCTTCAGACTCATGCCCAGCTGGAGCACTTCCTGCCGCTCAGGGTCAACGGCTCTTCGCCACTTAGCCTCTTCCCCAATTTCAACACG ATGGACCCTGTGCAAAAGGCAGTGATCAACCACACTTTTGGTGTAGCTCCACCCAAAAAGAAACCCATCATCTCCTGCAACATCTGTCACCTGCGCTTCAACTCCACT ACCCAGGCAGAGGCTCACTACAAAGGTCATAAGCATGCTCGGAAATTGAAGGCCTTGGAGACGCAGAGGAATCGGCAGAAGAACGGACACAGTCAGCCCACAGCAGGAAAAGGCAGGGACAGAGAGCGGGGGACAAAGGGaggagcaacagcagcaacagactCACAGTGGCATGACAAAACAG GCCCAAGCACTTCATCTCAACcggcacagcagcagcaacctaATAACAGCCAGGCGAACTCAGTTGCAGCTACCCCATCTTCACAGCCTTCATCTGTGGAATCCACCTTGCTCcactctcctcatcctcagcttTCTGATCTACCTTCAAACGGTCCACCGGAGGAAGGGTGCAGCCTGGCCACCAGTTCACCACCACGCTCTGACCCTCAGGGAAGCTCCAcagggggggaggaagaggaggatgtgaAGGTAGATGAAGTCAAGGAGTCCAAGAACAACATGAAACATCTCCACTGTCCTGCCTGCAAAGTAACAGTAAATTCCAGCTCCCAGCTGGACGCTCATTGTAGCG GCTCCAAGCACAAACAGATGCTGGATGGTCAGCACAGCAACCAGTCACAACGCAGGGCCAAGATGACATCATCGCCCAGACCAACCTGCCGGATTAAGCAGCGAATGGGCAGCAAGAACAGAGCGGTTGTAGGTGTAACCAAGCAGCCCTTTCACTGTGAACTGTGCCAAGTGTCTGTCAACTCTGAGACACAGCTGAAGCAG CACATGAACAGCAGGAGGCACAAAGAGCGTCTGGCTGGGAAGCCTGTCAAGGCGAAGTTCACCCCCTATAATAAACTGCAGCCCAATGCTGTCTTAGCG ACTAAGCTGGCTCTGCAGAAGCAACTAGCCAAAGCCCTGCCGGCAGGGTTTCTGACTAGCCCCCTCAACCCAGCTGCCTTGTGCACCATGGCTTCTGGACCCCTAGCACTACGCTTGCCACCAGGTCCAACAGCAATTATCCAGGGTCCTCTGATTAGTCCCTCACTCTTCAGACCAGCCCCGGGACCTCTGAGGGCCACACATGCACCTATTATCTTCTCTCCTTATTAG